A section of the Petrimonas sulfuriphila genome encodes:
- a CDS encoding hydrogenase 4 subunit F: protein MTGIFLSGAVLVSIGLILNRNAVVNYLLVVGYLALLITTTVYEYINQGITQLVYFTSDSLGLLMLIAMTIVSIPAFYYGYRFIATRNDAPHARGLFFAAMVMLITSCCMAYLSNHIAVTWIFVEITTLSASVLIYHNRSMRALEGVWKYVFLCAISITFIYIGILFLSLSLKSAGVGEMSFKVLYENHHNLNVFWLKLAFLFIFTGFTAKMGLVPMYTAGIDAKDKAPAPAGALLASVLMNVGFVGIYRVYAIVAHTPLKGWANSVIIIVGLLSVFVAAVYMTRIKNIKRLFAYSGIEHMGLVVLGLAAGGVGVYAAILHIILHTFIKPTLFFQFNQIYTIYQSKSVYDLGNYFRYYKTGAFVVLLGFLSATAMPPSGLFVSEFMIFQSLFQSHYVVLLVVVLLLLTLIIWGFGVNIFKLLFTPTGQINEDKLPYISPWESLPQFVLLALSVYLAYNPPAEFVVLIQESVKLVQ from the coding sequence ATGACAGGTATTTTTTTATCCGGAGCTGTATTGGTAAGTATCGGTTTAATCCTTAACAGGAATGCAGTAGTCAATTATTTATTGGTTGTTGGTTATCTGGCATTACTTATAACGACAACAGTCTACGAGTATATTAATCAGGGAATAACCCAATTGGTTTATTTTACTTCTGATTCGTTGGGTCTATTAATGCTGATAGCTATGACTATTGTCAGCATCCCTGCTTTTTATTATGGATATCGTTTTATAGCAACCCGTAATGATGCTCCTCATGCAAGAGGGCTATTCTTTGCTGCCATGGTGATGCTGATTACATCATGTTGCATGGCATATCTATCAAACCACATTGCTGTTACCTGGATATTTGTGGAAATTACTACGCTGAGCGCTTCGGTGCTGATTTATCATAACCGGAGTATGCGTGCGCTTGAGGGAGTATGGAAATATGTATTCCTTTGCGCCATCAGTATCACATTTATCTATATTGGTATTTTGTTTTTGAGTTTGTCCCTCAAATCGGCAGGTGTTGGGGAGATGTCATTTAAAGTACTGTATGAGAATCATCACAACCTGAATGTTTTCTGGCTTAAGCTTGCATTCCTCTTTATCTTCACGGGATTTACAGCAAAGATGGGGCTTGTGCCTATGTACACGGCAGGCATTGATGCAAAAGACAAAGCTCCGGCGCCTGCAGGGGCTTTGTTGGCAAGTGTATTGATGAATGTTGGCTTTGTTGGCATATATCGCGTTTATGCTATAGTAGCCCATACCCCGTTGAAAGGATGGGCAAATTCTGTTATCATTATTGTAGGCTTGCTTTCGGTTTTTGTGGCAGCTGTTTACATGACCCGAATAAAAAATATAAAGCGTTTATTTGCTTATTCCGGTATTGAACACATGGGATTGGTTGTGCTGGGGCTGGCAGCAGGAGGGGTAGGCGTGTACGCTGCAATTTTACATATTATATTGCATACTTTTATTAAACCTACACTGTTTTTTCAGTTTAACCAGATATACACCATTTACCAAAGCAAGAGTGTTTATGATTTGGGAAATTATTTCAGGTATTATAAAACCGGAGCATTTGTAGTACTTTTAGGATTCCTTTCCGCTACTGCAATGCCTCCGTCAGGGCTGTTTGTTAGCGAGTTTATGATTTTTCAGTCACTGTTTCAATCGCATTATGTGGTTTTACTGGTTGTTGTATTGCTACTCCTTACATTGATAATCTGGGGTTTTGGTGTAAATATATTTAAACTTTTATTTACTCCTACTGGACAAATTAACGAGGACAAGTTGCCTTACATCAGCCCATGGGAGTCTTTACCGCAGTTTGTTTTGTTAGCGCTGTCGGTTTATCTGGCCTATAATCCTCCGGCTGAATTTGTTGTTTTAATTCAGGAATCGGTAAAACTAGTTCAGTAA
- a CDS encoding non-canonical purine NTP diphosphatase yields the protein MKIVFATNNKHKLHEIRKITAGSMEILSLSEINCHEEIPETGATLEENALMKAQFIKDKFGFDCFADDTGLEVDALDGAPGVYSSRYAGEACDPQDNMDKILRVLQGERNRNARFRTVIALLLNGERHFFEGEIKGQIIEEKRGTAGFGYDPVFLPDGYKQTFAELGDDEKNKISHRAIATRKLVEFLLSN from the coding sequence ATGAAAATTGTATTCGCCACCAACAACAAGCACAAACTCCATGAGATCCGAAAGATAACCGCTGGCAGCATGGAGATTTTAAGTCTGTCGGAAATCAACTGTCACGAAGAAATCCCTGAGACAGGAGCGACCCTCGAAGAGAATGCATTGATGAAGGCGCAGTTTATAAAGGATAAGTTTGGCTTCGATTGCTTTGCCGATGATACCGGACTGGAAGTGGATGCATTGGACGGAGCGCCCGGTGTTTATTCGTCGCGATATGCCGGCGAAGCTTGTGACCCGCAGGATAATATGGATAAAATCTTGCGTGTGTTGCAGGGAGAAAGAAACAGAAATGCCCGGTTCAGAACTGTTATTGCCCTGTTGTTGAATGGGGAGAGGCATTTCTTCGAAGGCGAAATAAAAGGTCAGATTATAGAAGAAAAACGCGGGACAGCCGGGTTTGGGTATGATCCGGTCTTTCTCCCGGACGGTTACAAACAAACATTTGCAGAGCTGGGAGATGACGAAAAAAACAAAATCAGCCACAGGGCTATAGCTACCCGCAAACTGGTGGAGTTTCTTTTGTCGAATTAA
- a CDS encoding carbohydrate kinase: protein MINKPIIIGIGELLWDMLPTGKKVGGAPVNFAYHASRLGAAGYAVSAVGKDALGDEIIQEIDKVNINPVIERVNYPTGTVGVELNEGIPAYTINEGVAWDYIPLTEAMKQLAKRADAVCFGTLAQRSEVSRNTIQALLSCVPVDSYRILDINIRQHYYSEKVITDSLRSSNVFKMNDEELILLKKLFKKQPFTDEEVCLWFLKEFNLKFLILTAGANYSIIYTPEGLSYIKTPVVNVVDTVGAGDSFTGAFISSILDGKSASDAHQTAVDRAAYVCSQAGAWV from the coding sequence ATGATTAATAAACCCATTATTATCGGTATAGGAGAGCTCCTGTGGGACATGCTTCCCACAGGAAAGAAAGTAGGGGGCGCACCCGTAAACTTTGCGTACCACGCTTCCCGCCTGGGTGCGGCAGGTTATGCGGTCAGCGCGGTGGGAAAGGATGCGCTGGGTGATGAAATCATACAGGAAATCGATAAGGTTAATATCAACCCTGTCATTGAAAGGGTTAACTATCCGACAGGAACTGTAGGGGTTGAACTCAACGAGGGTATTCCTGCCTATACGATCAACGAAGGTGTCGCATGGGATTATATTCCTCTCACCGAAGCGATGAAACAATTGGCCAAACGTGCCGACGCCGTGTGTTTCGGGACATTGGCCCAGCGGTCGGAAGTATCTCGCAACACCATACAAGCATTGCTTTCCTGCGTCCCTGTAGATTCTTACCGCATTCTTGATATTAACATCCGCCAGCATTATTATTCGGAGAAGGTCATTACGGATTCGTTGAGAAGTTCTAACGTGTTTAAAATGAACGATGAAGAACTGATTTTATTGAAAAAGTTGTTTAAAAAACAGCCATTTACAGATGAAGAGGTTTGTCTTTGGTTTTTAAAAGAGTTTAATCTTAAGTTTTTAATCCTTACCGCCGGAGCCAACTACAGCATCATTTACACGCCAGAAGGCCTATCATACATAAAGACGCCGGTAGTAAACGTGGTAGATACCGTAGGGGCTGGCGATTCGTTTACCGGTGCGTTTATATCGTCCATACTTGATGGAAAATCAGCTTCAGATGCTCATCAGACCGCTGTGGATAGAGCTGCCTATGTGTGTTCTCAGGCAGGGGCATGGGTGTAA
- a CDS encoding metal ABC transporter permease — translation MDIIELLDYAFFRNALLGSFFASIACGIIGTYVVTRRLVFISGGITHASFGGLGIGFYFGLNPIFSAMIFSVFSAFGIQWLSRKQGVREDSAIAVFWSLGMAVGIMLTFLTSGYAPNLSEYLFGNILTITRTDIVSLAILTSVLFLFFAVNYHAIVSVSFDTQFAQTRRVNTRFIEYAMMLFVAVTIVLSIRLVGIVLLMSLITVPQMTANLFTVNYSRIIYLSVGVSFVACVVGLLLSYYLNVPSGAFIIFVLIVMFFAGKIVKIWNPGSSKQSSA, via the coding sequence ATGGATATCATTGAATTACTGGATTATGCTTTTTTTCGGAATGCATTGCTGGGAAGTTTTTTTGCAAGCATTGCGTGTGGTATTATAGGCACCTATGTGGTTACGCGCCGGTTGGTTTTTATCAGCGGGGGAATCACGCATGCTTCGTTTGGCGGACTGGGTATAGGTTTTTATTTCGGACTGAATCCCATCTTTTCGGCGATGATATTCTCGGTGTTTTCTGCATTCGGTATTCAATGGTTATCGCGAAAACAAGGTGTTCGGGAAGATTCTGCCATCGCTGTTTTCTGGTCGTTGGGAATGGCGGTAGGAATTATGCTTACATTTCTCACGTCGGGATATGCTCCCAACTTATCTGAATATCTTTTTGGAAATATCCTCACCATTACCCGAACAGATATTGTTTCTCTCGCCATACTTACTTCTGTCCTTTTTCTGTTTTTCGCAGTCAATTACCATGCCATTGTATCGGTATCATTCGATACGCAATTTGCCCAGACCCGGAGGGTTAATACCCGGTTTATAGAATACGCGATGATGCTTTTTGTTGCCGTCACCATTGTTCTAAGCATTCGGTTGGTCGGCATCGTGCTGTTGATGTCGCTCATTACTGTTCCCCAGATGACAGCCAATCTTTTTACTGTGAATTATTCCCGGATCATTTACCTTTCCGTAGGAGTCAGTTTTGTTGCCTGCGTTGTAGGATTGTTATTGTCATATTACCTGAATGTGCCGTCGGGAGCGTTTATCATTTTCGTTTTGATCGTGATGTTTTTTGCGGGAAAAATAGTGAAAATATGGAATCCCGGTTCAAGTAAGCAATCTTCAGCTTAA
- a CDS encoding NADH-quinone oxidoreductase subunit H, with protein MVSVILIIFASIFFVGIVTRTKSIASGRKGPGIMQNMKDIIRLLKKGSVYSKTTSFIFQIAPTVYLASVLMAILMLPHGVHPGVISFSGDFVMFAYLLALGKFLIIVSALDTGSSFEGMGASREALFAMLAEPAFFILMGSFALFTGHTSFSSIFNALDFGSYISYMLGGLATFVLVMIAMIENSRMPFDDPKTHLELTMIHEVMVLDNSGFDLGVITFTTNLKFAMYGAIISNFFIGALPLILSIPLFMLIQFCFAVTVGVIESFIARYRMSHNPEFIFILTSLSLLIFFGVLLILGKFM; from the coding sequence ATGGTAAGTGTCATTTTAATCATATTCGCCAGTATCTTTTTTGTTGGGATAGTAACCCGAACAAAGAGCATAGCTTCAGGACGCAAGGGCCCAGGTATTATGCAGAATATGAAAGATATAATTAGACTATTGAAAAAGGGAAGTGTCTATAGCAAAACAACCAGCTTTATATTTCAGATCGCTCCAACTGTTTACTTGGCCTCTGTATTGATGGCTATATTAATGCTGCCGCATGGTGTTCATCCGGGTGTTATTTCTTTTAGCGGTGACTTTGTGATGTTCGCTTATCTGTTGGCGTTAGGTAAATTTCTGATCATAGTTTCGGCTCTTGATACGGGAAGTAGCTTTGAAGGAATGGGGGCAAGCCGTGAAGCACTGTTCGCCATGCTTGCGGAGCCTGCGTTCTTTATATTAATGGGTTCTTTTGCTTTATTTACAGGCCATACATCATTCAGTAGCATCTTTAATGCACTTGATTTTGGTTCATATATCTCTTATATGTTAGGGGGATTGGCCACATTTGTGCTGGTAATGATTGCTATGATTGAAAATAGCAGAATGCCTTTTGATGACCCTAAGACTCACCTGGAGCTGACGATGATACATGAGGTGATGGTGCTTGATAATAGCGGATTTGACCTGGGTGTAATTACTTTTACTACTAATTTAAAATTTGCTATGTATGGTGCCATTATCTCAAATTTCTTTATTGGAGCCTTGCCATTGATTCTTTCTATTCCATTATTTATGCTGATTCAGTTTTGTTTCGCCGTGACAGTGGGTGTTATTGAATCTTTTATTGCACGATATAGGATGAGCCATAATCCTGAATTTATTTTTATACTGACCTCATTATCCTTATTGATATTTTTCGGGGTATTGCTGATCCTTGGTAAATTTATGTAA
- a CDS encoding oxidoreductase, translating into MTTIIRTGIIGYGLSGRVFHAPFVDVVDGYELTKISTRKPDSISMINKRYPSTVIVPDGQDIIDDPDIDLAIVTSPNTDHFRWAKAALLVGKHVLVEKPFTVTVAEADELIELAKKQGKVLTVYHNRRFTSDTKTVRKLLDSGLLGEVRDYASHFDRYRPEPRPFGAWREKPLPGSGIFYDLGAHLIDQALWFFGMPEAVTAEINSQRPWAKADDHFDVRLHYPAFTATLKSGMLCKIPGPTYMIHGTNGSFVKYGLDVQEATLDGGAIPEGKNWGREPEEIWGTVNAEYKGIKIQGKLESEHGDYREYFMNLRDAIWGKAAIAVKPEEARNVMRIIELSFRSSEERRTISVK; encoded by the coding sequence ATGACAACTATCATTCGCACAGGCATTATCGGATACGGACTATCCGGAAGAGTTTTCCACGCACCGTTTGTAGATGTAGTGGACGGTTACGAACTCACCAAAATCAGTACACGTAAGCCCGACAGTATCAGTATGATCAACAAGAGGTATCCATCAACGGTTATTGTTCCTGATGGGCAGGATATTATCGATGATCCCGATATCGATTTGGCTATCGTGACATCGCCCAATACCGACCATTTCCGTTGGGCAAAGGCGGCTTTGCTTGTGGGTAAGCATGTCCTGGTGGAAAAGCCGTTTACCGTGACGGTCGCCGAAGCCGACGAATTAATCGAGTTGGCGAAAAAACAGGGCAAGGTGCTAACCGTCTATCACAATCGCCGTTTTACCAGCGACACCAAAACGGTAAGGAAATTGCTCGACAGCGGATTACTGGGTGAAGTGCGCGATTACGCGTCACACTTCGACCGTTATCGCCCGGAGCCCCGTCCTTTCGGAGCTTGGAGGGAAAAACCACTTCCCGGGTCGGGAATTTTTTACGACTTGGGTGCGCACCTTATCGATCAGGCTCTTTGGTTTTTCGGGATGCCCGAGGCAGTTACTGCTGAAATAAATTCGCAACGCCCCTGGGCAAAAGCCGATGATCATTTTGACGTGAGGTTGCATTATCCTGCTTTTACCGCTACGTTGAAATCGGGGATGCTTTGTAAAATTCCGGGGCCGACATACATGATCCACGGGACGAACGGTTCGTTTGTGAAATACGGATTGGATGTGCAGGAGGCAACCCTCGACGGGGGAGCTATTCCCGAAGGAAAAAACTGGGGGCGCGAACCTGAGGAAATCTGGGGTACGGTGAATGCGGAATACAAAGGCATTAAAATTCAGGGAAAACTAGAAAGTGAGCACGGTGATTACCGGGAGTATTTCATGAATCTTCGCGATGCTATTTGGGGAAAAGCAGCGATTGCCGTAAAACCCGAGGAGGCCCGCAACGTAATGAGGATTATTGAGTTGTCATTTCGAAGCAGTGAGGAAAGGCGAACGATAAGCGTAAAATAA
- a CDS encoding tetratricopeptide repeat protein, with translation MLIRPLWIELPMCVLRQGHGCKMLFPILNMHAYLKHIAAGMFIVLLCTGCSSKRNTPATRAWHELTTRYNIYFNAEEAYNEALKSITESHIDNYQTWLPMYPNSADPNDTVVKQPGGPFDRVVEKMTTAIQEHSITAKPRRDPAQPNTQEYRDWLRQNEFNPFIDRAWLLMGKAHVQNKDYTEAISVLSYTVRLFAYDIDVVSEAQIWMMRAYTEMGWFSDAEGLALTLQVRRLPKDLHDKFTEFYAFLLIRQEKYRDALPFLIQTVKSEKSGIQKRRLQFLLGQVYAHLGERENAYNAFEQIKKLSTPYDEVFNALVAQSQVATGDGEIIGELQKMAENKKNSTYLDRIYAAIGDVYLSRNNVEKAIENYLLAEEKSVRNGVEKALTQVALGDIYFERKDFLKAGSRYSQALGALPRSSGNYARVEFRTDVLGELVPHMEVLARQDSLRQLAVQPDESDKIIEGELFRIGSIAKDRLGDFEFAVEVYNRHLTDFPESIRRKEVYHQLYQLYLRMGNRAMAKSLRDKIISEFPQSEYAAAMSDPDYEHVVRNYARVQDSLYQQTYLAYRQGQVETVQGNFKRAQKLFFNGHLMPKFMLLNALSLAQSGNPEQLNTALSELIQKHPGTEETKMAQQILAGLSEGKTLVANVQPFSGIDWESHIVAGNAADSVCFEKEKNLPHSLLLLFSPNSLRKNELLFAVSDFNFSNFQIRSFHTDYTYVFPYEALQIKPFRSFEEAGRYASMLAGDSIFRQNITTGIVPLVISDKNLEILRDGEPLENYISFVTNELSDGLSDSIPLIVSVKIPQTITETEKNVPLEPEKTGKPDIASKKPTPKQSERLTDEQRLEELERKAEEALRQTGDVFSKRDRERILKEREEARKEWIKQRERDLKQREKVRKEILKQRERERKQKLKEQERLRKEKLKERERIVQQRNEK, from the coding sequence ATGCTCATCAGACCGCTGTGGATAGAGCTGCCTATGTGTGTTCTCAGGCAGGGGCATGGGTGTAAAATGTTATTCCCTATTCTCAATATGCACGCATATTTAAAACATATTGCAGCAGGAATGTTTATCGTTCTCCTGTGTACCGGATGTTCCTCCAAAAGGAATACGCCCGCTACACGTGCCTGGCATGAGCTTACCACACGGTACAATATCTATTTTAATGCGGAAGAAGCATACAACGAGGCCTTAAAATCAATCACTGAAAGTCATATTGACAATTATCAGACATGGTTACCCATGTATCCCAATAGTGCTGATCCCAATGATACTGTGGTTAAGCAACCGGGGGGCCCTTTCGACAGGGTAGTCGAAAAAATGACGACAGCTATCCAGGAGCATTCCATCACGGCAAAACCGCGACGTGACCCCGCCCAACCCAACACGCAGGAATACCGTGACTGGCTTCGGCAAAACGAATTCAACCCGTTCATCGACCGGGCATGGCTCCTGATGGGAAAGGCGCACGTGCAGAACAAGGATTATACCGAAGCAATTTCCGTACTGTCTTATACGGTACGGCTTTTTGCCTATGATATTGATGTGGTTTCCGAAGCGCAAATCTGGATGATGCGGGCTTATACAGAAATGGGATGGTTTTCGGATGCCGAAGGCCTTGCGTTGACGTTGCAAGTGCGAAGATTACCCAAGGATCTGCACGATAAATTCACGGAGTTTTATGCTTTTCTATTGATTCGCCAAGAAAAATACCGCGATGCCCTTCCGTTTCTTATACAAACCGTCAAGAGCGAAAAAAGCGGAATCCAGAAAAGACGCCTGCAGTTTTTGCTCGGACAGGTTTATGCGCATCTGGGCGAACGCGAAAATGCGTACAACGCTTTTGAACAAATAAAAAAATTAAGTACACCTTACGATGAAGTATTTAACGCCCTCGTAGCACAGTCGCAAGTAGCCACTGGAGACGGAGAGATTATAGGTGAGTTGCAGAAGATGGCCGAAAACAAGAAAAACAGTACTTACCTCGATCGGATCTATGCGGCTATTGGAGACGTTTACTTGTCGCGAAACAATGTCGAAAAAGCCATTGAGAACTACCTGCTTGCGGAGGAAAAAAGTGTAAGAAACGGTGTTGAAAAAGCGTTGACGCAAGTGGCACTGGGTGATATTTACTTTGAACGTAAAGATTTTTTGAAAGCGGGATCGCGGTATTCCCAGGCATTGGGTGCTTTACCCCGGAGTAGCGGAAATTATGCGCGGGTGGAGTTTCGGACGGATGTGCTGGGTGAATTAGTTCCGCATATGGAGGTGCTTGCAAGGCAGGACAGTTTGCGGCAACTGGCAGTCCAGCCGGATGAGTCCGATAAGATTATTGAAGGAGAGTTGTTTCGTATCGGAAGTATTGCGAAAGACAGGTTGGGGGATTTTGAGTTTGCCGTTGAGGTTTACAACCGCCACTTAACGGATTTTCCGGAAAGCATCCGGCGAAAAGAGGTTTATCACCAGCTTTACCAGCTTTACCTGAGAATGGGAAACCGGGCAATGGCTAAAAGCTTAAGGGACAAAATAATTTCTGAATTTCCCCAAAGTGAATATGCTGCGGCCATGAGTGACCCGGATTACGAACATGTCGTGCGTAACTATGCCCGGGTTCAGGATTCGCTTTACCAACAGACGTATCTGGCATACCGGCAAGGCCAGGTGGAAACGGTTCAGGGAAATTTCAAGCGGGCACAAAAGCTGTTCTTCAACGGACACCTGATGCCGAAATTTATGTTGCTGAACGCTTTATCGTTGGCACAATCGGGTAATCCGGAACAGTTGAATACTGCTTTAAGCGAGCTCATTCAAAAACATCCAGGTACCGAAGAAACGAAAATGGCTCAACAAATCCTGGCGGGTCTTTCGGAAGGGAAAACGCTAGTTGCAAATGTACAACCCTTTTCGGGAATCGATTGGGAAAGCCACATTGTGGCAGGTAATGCCGCAGATTCCGTTTGTTTTGAAAAGGAGAAAAACCTCCCCCACAGTTTATTGCTTCTGTTCTCACCAAACTCGCTCCGTAAAAATGAGTTGCTCTTTGCCGTTTCCGATTTCAATTTCTCCAATTTCCAGATCCGGTCTTTCCACACGGATTATACCTATGTCTTTCCGTACGAGGCGCTTCAGATTAAACCGTTCCGTTCGTTTGAAGAGGCCGGCCGATACGCCAGCATGCTTGCAGGAGATTCCATTTTTCGGCAAAATATCACCACCGGTATTGTTCCGTTAGTTATTTCCGATAAAAACCTGGAAATTCTTCGGGACGGAGAACCGTTGGAAAATTATATATCTTTCGTTACTAATGAGTTAAGTGATGGCCTGTCTGACTCTATTCCGCTTATTGTTTCGGTGAAAATACCGCAGACGATTACGGAAACAGAAAAAAACGTACCTTTGGAACCTGAAAAAACCGGTAAACCAGATATTGCTTCAAAGAAGCCAACACCTAAACAATCCGAACGGCTGACTGATGAGCAACGCCTGGAAGAATTGGAAAGAAAGGCGGAAGAAGCGCTTCGGCAAACCGGTGACGTTTTCTCGAAAAGAGACAGGGAGAGGATATTGAAAGAGCGTGAGGAAGCTCGTAAAGAGTGGATAAAACAACGTGAACGGGATTTGAAACAAAGGGAAAAAGTCCGAAAAGAAATTCTGAAGCAACGCGAGCGTGAGCGCAAGCAAAAATTGAAAGAGCAGGAGCGGTTGCGCAAAGAAAAATTAAAAGAGCGCGAACGTATCGTGCAACAAAGAAACGAAAAATGA
- a CDS encoding NADH-quinone oxidoreductase subunit C, whose translation MKYISISNNQAVSLDSIPELPYEEFLESNVGMLTDSPERHCVNYFGFWTGVYSSGGPVEDQYDENKNRKEYSENVKLICCIADDKTHQIYVSSATVAPEVVYESFTARNHNFEKYEREMHEAFGIQYNNHPWLKPVRYSHDRAGKAETIENYPFFGADSHELHEVGVGPIHAGIIEPGHFRFICNGEQIMHLEIQLGYQHRGIEQLFLQKKKLAELTTLAENIAGDTTVGHTIAFVNLWESLCGYRPGRSLHFSRTLALELERIAIHTGDMSAVCADIGYQLGNSVYGRLRTPIINFLQEWGGNRLAKGLIRAGRTNFPFSRKLGARLASILDEFELDFNEMTSKFFKLPSALSRLEKTGVVTYGQVLEIGTVGMAARMSGLNRDIRSSHPFNLFGEGFTHEPVIKHHGDVYARVRLRRDEIHQSIGYIRKMIADIPEFTEVAGVKLNPQRNMFILSLVEGWRGEICHCAITDNEGSLGLYKIKDPSFHNWMALAQAVRNNGISDFPICNKSFNLSYCGHDL comes from the coding sequence ATGAAATATATTTCCATATCCAACAATCAGGCTGTCAGCCTTGATTCTATTCCGGAACTTCCTTATGAGGAGTTCCTGGAAAGTAATGTCGGTATGTTGACTGATTCTCCTGAAAGACATTGCGTAAATTATTTTGGTTTCTGGACGGGAGTTTATTCATCTGGTGGGCCGGTTGAAGATCAGTATGATGAAAATAAAAATAGAAAAGAATACAGCGAAAATGTTAAGCTGATATGTTGTATCGCTGACGACAAGACACACCAGATTTACGTATCATCAGCTACGGTTGCCCCTGAAGTTGTTTATGAGTCATTCACAGCCAGAAATCATAACTTCGAGAAGTATGAGAGGGAAATGCATGAAGCCTTCGGGATTCAATACAACAATCATCCGTGGCTCAAACCGGTCAGGTATTCACACGATAGAGCCGGTAAGGCTGAAACAATTGAGAACTACCCCTTCTTTGGCGCAGACAGCCATGAGCTTCATGAGGTAGGGGTTGGGCCCATACATGCAGGCATCATTGAACCGGGGCATTTCCGCTTTATATGTAATGGTGAACAGATTATGCATCTTGAAATCCAACTTGGATACCAGCACAGGGGGATAGAACAATTGTTCCTGCAAAAAAAGAAATTGGCTGAACTGACCACCCTGGCAGAGAATATTGCCGGTGATACCACAGTAGGCCATACTATTGCGTTTGTGAATTTATGGGAGAGTTTGTGTGGTTATAGACCCGGCCGCTCGCTTCATTTCTCGAGAACACTCGCATTGGAATTGGAGCGGATTGCTATTCATACCGGTGATATGTCCGCTGTTTGTGCTGATATCGGTTATCAACTTGGAAACTCCGTATATGGCAGATTACGCACACCAATTATTAATTTCCTGCAGGAGTGGGGAGGCAATCGTTTAGCAAAAGGATTGATACGCGCTGGGAGGACAAATTTTCCGTTTTCCCGGAAATTGGGTGCGAGATTAGCTTCAATACTGGATGAATTTGAGCTGGACTTTAATGAGATGACGAGTAAATTCTTTAAACTGCCATCAGCCTTGTCACGTCTCGAGAAAACAGGAGTTGTAACTTATGGACAGGTTCTTGAGATCGGGACTGTGGGCATGGCTGCACGAATGAGTGGTTTGAACAGAGATATCCGTTCCTCACACCCTTTTAACCTGTTTGGAGAGGGATTTACCCACGAACCGGTAATCAAACACCACGGTGATGTTTATGCCCGTGTCAGGCTCAGAAGAGACGAGATACACCAGTCAATCGGCTATATCAGAAAGATGATAGCTGATATCCCCGAGTTCACAGAGGTAGCCGGTGTTAAGTTGAACCCGCAAAGGAATATGTTCATCCTTTCGCTGGTTGAGGGGTGGCGGGGCGAAATTTGTCACTGTGCCATTACGGATAATGAGGGGAGCCTTGGGCTGTATAAGATTAAGGACCCTTCTTTTCACAACTGGATGGCATTGGCCCAGGCTGTCAGGAATAATGGGATATCAGATTTTCCGATTTGTAATAAGAGCTTCAATTTGTCGTATTGCGGACATGATCTGTAA
- a CDS encoding NADH:ubiquinone oxidoreductase, with translation MFENIKIWWHQGKQYIPDVTNAKLPGIFRGRPVITRSGVDEAALVELCPTGAITGNPVCIDLGKCTFCGECAFRFPEKISFTSDYKLSANVRERLVVKEGDDKGIVVEPSKVRKGVRSLFGQSLKLRQVSAGGDNSCELELNACNNVQFDMSRFGIDFVASPRHADGVVITGPITANMAGPLEICYNAVPDPKIVILVGTDAISGGIFADSPALDRDFLTKYPVDLYVPGNPAHPLTFINGVLDMLKKQ, from the coding sequence ATGTTTGAAAATATAAAAATATGGTGGCATCAGGGAAAACAGTATATTCCCGACGTTACGAATGCTAAATTACCCGGGATATTCAGGGGAAGGCCAGTTATAACAAGATCTGGGGTTGATGAGGCTGCCCTGGTAGAGTTGTGTCCTACCGGAGCGATTACCGGAAATCCGGTTTGTATTGATTTGGGTAAATGTACTTTTTGTGGCGAATGTGCTTTCAGGTTTCCCGAAAAGATATCTTTCACCAGTGACTATAAGCTGTCTGCAAACGTTAGAGAACGCCTGGTTGTTAAAGAAGGGGACGATAAAGGTATTGTGGTTGAACCTTCAAAAGTGAGAAAAGGGGTGCGCTCTTTATTTGGACAATCACTAAAACTAAGGCAGGTGTCGGCGGGAGGAGACAATAGTTGTGAGTTGGAGCTGAATGCGTGCAATAATGTGCAGTTTGATATGAGCCGGTTTGGTATTGACTTTGTTGCATCACCCCGTCATGCCGACGGAGTGGTGATTACCGGGCCAATTACTGCAAACATGGCCGGTCCACTGGAAATCTGCTACAACGCTGTTCCTGATCCAAAAATTGTTATTCTTGTGGGTACTGATGCCATTAGTGGAGGGATTTTTGCTGACAGCCCGGCTCTTGACAGGGATTTTCTGACAAAATATCCTGTCGATCTTTACGTGCCCGGCAATCCAGCCCATCCGCTGACGTTTATTAACGGTGTCCTGGATATGTTGAAGAAGCAATAG